In a genomic window of Pseudomonas putida:
- a CDS encoding dihydrofolate reductase: MTKSLPLSLIAALGENRVIGVDNSMPWHLPGDFKYFKATTLGKPIIMGRKTWDSLGRPLPGRLNIVVSRQADLVLEGAEVYPSLEAAVVRAEAWAKEQGVDELMLIGGAQLYAQGLAQADRLYLTRVALSPEGDAWFPEFDQRQWKLVSNAPNPAEGDKPAYNFEVWEKA; the protein is encoded by the coding sequence ATGACTAAATCACTCCCCTTAAGCCTGATCGCGGCCCTCGGTGAAAACCGCGTGATCGGCGTCGACAACAGCATGCCCTGGCACCTGCCGGGGGATTTCAAATACTTCAAGGCCACCACCCTGGGCAAGCCGATCATCATGGGTCGCAAGACCTGGGACTCCCTCGGCCGTCCGTTGCCGGGCCGCTTGAACATCGTGGTCAGCCGCCAGGCGGATCTGGTGCTGGAAGGCGCCGAGGTTTACCCGTCGCTGGAAGCCGCCGTGGTTCGCGCCGAAGCATGGGCGAAAGAGCAGGGCGTCGATGAGCTGATGCTGATTGGCGGGGCGCAGTTGTATGCGCAGGGGTTGGCGCAGGCTGATCGGTTGTACCTGACGCGCGTGGCGTTGAGCCCGGAAGGGGATGCGTGGTTTCCGGAGTTTGATCAGCGGCAATGGAAACTGGTGTCCAATGCTCCGAATCCAGCGGAAGGTGACAAGCCGGCGTACAACTTCGAGGTTTGGGAGAAAGCCTAA
- a CDS encoding haloacid dehalogenase-like hydrolase — MKFAPKLLAAALCLGLAGQVLATDLKHWPADQAKALDAMIAANANKGNYAVFDMDNTSYRYDLEESLLPFMENKGLITRDKLDPSLKLIPFKDTADHKESLFSYYYRLCEVDDMVCYPWVAQVFSGFTLKELKGYVDEMMASGKPVPATYYEGDVVKNLDVNPPKLFTGQQELYNKLMENGIEVYVMTAASEELVRMVASDPKYGYNVKPQNVIGVSLLLKDQKTGELTTARKQISAGKYDEKANLGLELTPYLWTPATWMAGKQAAILTYIDEWKKPVLVGGDTPSSDGYMLFHSVDVAKGGIHLWVNRKDKYMTQIQGMMAKNAAAQAKEGLTVTADKNWVIVKPEEIQ, encoded by the coding sequence ATGAAGTTCGCACCGAAATTACTCGCTGCTGCACTTTGCCTGGGCCTCGCCGGCCAGGTACTCGCCACGGATCTGAAGCACTGGCCGGCCGATCAGGCCAAGGCGCTGGACGCGATGATCGCCGCCAACGCCAACAAGGGTAACTATGCGGTGTTCGACATGGACAACACCAGTTACCGCTACGACCTCGAAGAGTCGTTGCTGCCGTTCATGGAGAACAAGGGCCTGATCACCCGCGACAAACTCGACCCCTCCCTGAAACTCATCCCGTTCAAGGACACCGCCGACCACAAGGAAAGCCTGTTCAGCTACTACTACCGTCTCTGCGAAGTCGACGACATGGTTTGCTATCCATGGGTCGCCCAGGTGTTCTCGGGTTTTACGCTCAAGGAGCTCAAGGGCTACGTCGATGAAATGATGGCCTCCGGCAAGCCGGTGCCGGCCACTTATTACGAAGGCGACGTGGTCAAGAACCTCGACGTCAATCCGCCGAAACTCTTCACCGGTCAGCAAGAGCTGTACAACAAGCTGATGGAGAACGGTATCGAGGTGTACGTGATGACCGCCGCCTCCGAAGAACTGGTGCGCATGGTCGCGTCTGATCCGAAGTACGGCTACAACGTCAAACCGCAGAACGTGATCGGTGTGTCGCTGCTGCTCAAGGACCAGAAGACCGGCGAGCTGACCACCGCACGCAAACAGATCAGCGCCGGCAAGTATGACGAGAAGGCCAACCTCGGCCTGGAACTGACCCCTTACCTGTGGACCCCGGCGACCTGGATGGCCGGCAAGCAGGCGGCGATCCTGACCTATATCGATGAATGGAAAAAACCGGTGCTGGTCGGCGGCGACACCCCGAGCAGTGACGGCTACATGCTGTTCCACAGCGTCGACGTGGCCAAGGGCGGCATCCACCTGTGGGTCAACCGCAAGGACAAGTACATGACCCAGATCCAGGGCATGATGGCCAAGAATGCGGCGGCCCAGGCCAAGGAAGGGCTCACCGTGACTGCCGACAAGAACTGGGTGATCGTGAAGCCTGAGGAGATTCAGTAA
- a CDS encoding DUF2868 domain-containing protein produces the protein MTELNNLWLTETIRLREEHAGPLEDLEANRLARSAGGDLPTRIQRRALWLAERDGLSSALVHWLQGARLALLVLAVLAVVSGAGLAFAALADGQTPVNVFWALGSLLGLNLILLLSWALGLVFAGEHGASLGRLWLWLSEKLARDAKAAQLAPALLLLLQRQKLNRWAIGVLVNGLWLLAMLSALVILLTLMATRRYGFVWETTILGADTFITVTQALGALPALLGFSVPTVEMIRASGDAALNIESARQAWAAWLVGVLLVYGVLPRLLLALFCLWRWKTGRAALHLDLNLPGYAQLRERLMPTSERLGISDAAPEQLHRVESGVSEAQSEGALLVAIELDDQRPWPPQLPKNVSNAGILDSRESRNKLLEQLSRFPPARLAIACDPRRSPDRGSLALIAELARNASATRVWLLQAPPGEALDGDRLGDWHAALQQLELQFADSAPLNWLETGHD, from the coding sequence GTGACTGAACTGAATAACCTCTGGCTGACAGAAACCATCCGCCTGCGCGAAGAGCACGCAGGTCCCCTGGAAGACCTGGAAGCCAATCGCCTCGCCCGCAGCGCCGGCGGCGACTTGCCGACACGCATTCAACGCCGGGCCCTGTGGCTGGCCGAACGGGATGGTTTGAGCAGCGCGCTCGTGCATTGGCTGCAGGGCGCGCGACTGGCGCTACTCGTGCTGGCGGTGCTGGCCGTGGTCAGCGGCGCCGGCCTGGCGTTTGCCGCACTGGCTGACGGGCAGACGCCGGTCAATGTGTTCTGGGCCTTGGGCAGCCTGCTCGGGCTCAATCTGATTCTGCTGTTGAGCTGGGCATTGGGCCTGGTGTTTGCCGGCGAACACGGCGCCAGCCTCGGGCGCCTGTGGTTGTGGCTCAGCGAAAAACTCGCTCGCGACGCCAAGGCTGCACAACTGGCGCCGGCCCTTCTGTTATTGCTGCAACGACAGAAACTCAATCGCTGGGCCATCGGTGTGCTGGTCAACGGTTTGTGGCTACTGGCGATGCTCAGTGCATTGGTCATTCTGCTGACGCTGATGGCGACCCGGCGCTACGGTTTCGTTTGGGAAACCACCATCCTCGGTGCCGATACCTTTATCACGGTGACTCAGGCCCTCGGCGCCCTGCCGGCCCTGCTCGGCTTCAGCGTGCCGACCGTCGAGATGATCCGCGCCAGTGGCGATGCCGCGCTGAACATCGAAAGCGCCCGTCAAGCCTGGGCCGCGTGGCTGGTTGGCGTGTTGCTGGTCTACGGCGTGTTGCCGCGCCTGCTGCTGGCGCTGTTTTGCCTGTGGCGATGGAAAACCGGTCGGGCAGCCTTGCATCTGGATCTGAACCTGCCGGGCTACGCGCAATTGCGCGAACGCCTGATGCCCACCAGCGAACGCCTGGGCATCAGCGATGCGGCGCCCGAGCAACTTCATCGGGTCGAAAGCGGGGTCAGCGAAGCGCAGAGTGAAGGTGCCTTGCTGGTGGCCATCGAGCTGGACGACCAGCGCCCATGGCCGCCACAACTGCCGAAAAACGTCAGCAACGCCGGCATTCTCGACAGCCGCGAATCACGAAACAAACTGCTCGAACAGTTGAGCCGCTTCCCGCCGGCCCGCCTGGCCATCGCCTGCGATCCGCGACGCTCGCCAGATCGCGGCAGCCTGGCGTTGATCGCCGAACTGGCTCGCAACGCCAGCGCCACCCGCGTCTGGTTGTTGCAGGCGCCGCCCGGCGAAGCGCTGGATGGCGATCGCCTCGGTGATTGGCATGCGGCGTTGCAACAGCTGGAGCTTCAATTCGCCGATAGCGCGCCGTTGAATTGGCTGGAGACCGGTCATGACTAA
- a CDS encoding REP-associated tyrosine transposase has product MSSKPKAHRLRTGRHSEAGRIYLLTAVTHERQPIFNDLYVGRLVVNEFRRAHEAGYVTSIAWVVMPDHFHWLVELHNGDLPKLMQATKARSTRHINQKRNLSAPIWQKGYFDRALRREEDLKAAARYIIANPLRAGLVDHIGDYPLWDATWL; this is encoded by the coding sequence ATGTCCAGCAAGCCCAAAGCCCATCGGTTACGTACAGGACGCCACTCGGAAGCCGGTCGTATCTATCTCCTGACCGCAGTCACCCATGAACGGCAGCCGATCTTCAATGATTTGTACGTTGGACGCTTGGTGGTGAACGAATTCAGAAGAGCTCATGAAGCCGGGTATGTCACTTCGATAGCCTGGGTCGTCATGCCGGATCATTTTCATTGGCTGGTCGAATTGCATAACGGTGATTTGCCGAAACTGATGCAAGCCACCAAAGCCCGAAGCACACGACACATCAATCAGAAGCGAAACCTGAGTGCGCCTATATGGCAAAAAGGCTACTTCGACCGAGCCCTGCGCCGCGAGGAGGATCTGAAAGCAGCAGCCCGCTACATCATCGCCAACCCCCTACGCGCAGGCCTCGTCGACCACATCGGCGACTACCCACTCTGGGACGCCACCTGGCTCTGA
- a CDS encoding class I SAM-dependent rRNA methyltransferase: MSLPSLRLKANADRRLRNGHLWVYSNEIDVAATPLHGFKAGDQAILEAAGGKPLGIVAMSPNNLICARVLSRDIKLPLDKSLLVHRLNVALSIRDRLFDKPFYRLVYGDSDLLPGLVVDRFGDILVVQIASATMEAHKDDVIAALTQVLKPSGILFKNDSAARDAEGLTRYVETVFGLVPEWVALEENGVKFEAPVIQGQKTGWFYDHRMNRARLAPYAKGKRVLDLYSYIGGWGVQAAAFGASEVFCVDASGFALDGVERNAALNGFADKMTCIEGDVFEALKELKASEERFDVIVADPPAFIKRKKDMKNGEGAYRRLNEQAMRLLTKDGILVSASCSMHLPEDDLQNILLTSARHLDRNIQMLERGGQGPDHPVHPAIPETRYIKSITCRLLPNS, from the coding sequence ATGTCCCTGCCTAGCCTGCGCCTCAAAGCCAACGCCGACCGTCGTCTGCGCAACGGTCATTTGTGGGTCTACAGCAACGAAATCGATGTAGCCGCCACCCCTCTGCACGGTTTCAAGGCCGGCGACCAGGCGATCCTCGAAGCCGCCGGCGGCAAGCCGCTGGGCATCGTCGCCATGAGCCCGAACAACCTGATCTGCGCCCGCGTGCTGTCGCGCGACATCAAGCTGCCGCTGGACAAGTCGCTGCTGGTGCATCGCCTGAACGTGGCCCTGTCGATCCGCGACCGCCTGTTCGACAAGCCGTTCTACCGCCTGGTCTACGGCGACTCCGACCTGCTGCCGGGCCTGGTGGTCGACCGCTTCGGCGACATCCTGGTGGTGCAGATCGCTTCGGCGACCATGGAAGCCCACAAGGACGACGTGATCGCGGCGCTGACCCAAGTGCTCAAGCCAAGCGGCATCCTGTTCAAGAACGACTCCGCCGCCCGTGACGCCGAAGGCCTCACCCGCTACGTCGAAACCGTGTTCGGCCTGGTGCCGGAGTGGGTTGCGCTGGAAGAGAACGGCGTGAAATTCGAAGCCCCGGTCATCCAGGGCCAGAAAACCGGCTGGTTCTACGACCACCGCATGAACCGCGCGCGTCTGGCGCCTTATGCCAAAGGCAAGCGCGTACTGGATCTGTACAGCTACATCGGCGGCTGGGGCGTACAAGCGGCTGCATTCGGCGCCAGCGAAGTGTTCTGCGTCGACGCATCGGGCTTCGCCCTCGACGGCGTCGAGCGCAACGCCGCACTGAACGGCTTCGCCGACAAAATGACCTGCATCGAAGGCGACGTGTTCGAAGCCCTCAAAGAGCTGAAAGCCAGCGAAGAACGTTTCGACGTGATCGTGGCCGACCCGCCGGCGTTCATCAAACGCAAAAAGGACATGAAAAACGGCGAAGGCGCCTACCGCCGCCTGAACGAGCAAGCCATGCGCCTGCTGACCAAGGACGGCATCCTCGTCAGCGCCTCCTGCTCGATGCACCTGCCGGAAGACGACCTGCAAAACATCCTGCTGACCAGCGCCCGTCACCTGGATCGCAATATCCAGATGCTGGAGCGTGGCGGCCAGGGGCCGGATCATCCGGTGCATCCGGCTATCCCTGAAACTCGCTACATCAAGAGCATCACCTGCCGGTTGCTGCCAAACAGCTAA
- a CDS encoding L-cystine transporter: MNLPLILNLLVFLALLLGLAQTRHTTFSLAKKVLLALVLGVVFGVALHTIYGTGNPVLKASISWFDLVGNGYVQLLQMIVIPLVFASILSAVARLHNASSLGKISFLTIGTLLFTTAIAALIGIGLTNLFGLTAEGLVAGTQELARLQVIQSDYAGKVADLNVPQLLLSFIPQNPFADLARAKPTSIISVVIFAAFLGVAALQLLKDDVEKGQKVINAIDTLQAWVTRLVRLVMKLTPYGVLALMTKVVAGSNLQDIIKLGSFVVVSYIGLGLMFVVHGLLVSAAGINPLRFFRKIWPVLTFAFTSRSSAATIPLSIEAQTSRLGIPQSVASFAASFGATIGQNGCAGLYPAMLAVMVAPTVGINPLDPLWIATLVAIVTLSSAGVAGVGGGATFAALIVLPAMGLPVSLVALLISVEPLIDMGRTALNVSGSITAGAITSQVMQQTDKEVLEADEHSALAHA, encoded by the coding sequence ATGAATCTGCCGCTGATTCTCAATCTGCTGGTGTTCCTCGCCCTGCTCCTGGGCCTGGCACAAACTCGCCACACAACATTCAGCCTGGCGAAGAAAGTCCTGCTCGCCCTGGTGCTGGGCGTGGTGTTCGGTGTTGCGCTGCACACGATCTATGGCACCGGCAATCCCGTGCTGAAAGCTTCAATTTCCTGGTTCGATCTGGTGGGCAACGGTTATGTGCAGTTGCTGCAAATGATCGTGATCCCGCTGGTATTTGCCTCGATCCTCAGCGCCGTGGCCCGTCTGCACAACGCTTCGTCGCTGGGCAAGATCAGCTTCCTCACCATCGGCACGCTGCTGTTTACCACCGCCATCGCGGCGCTGATCGGCATCGGCCTGACCAACCTGTTCGGCCTGACCGCCGAAGGACTGGTCGCCGGCACCCAGGAACTGGCCCGCCTGCAAGTCATCCAGTCCGATTACGCAGGCAAGGTCGCCGACCTGAATGTGCCGCAGCTGTTGCTGTCGTTCATCCCGCAAAATCCGTTCGCCGACCTGGCGCGGGCCAAGCCGACGTCGATCATCAGCGTCGTGATCTTCGCCGCCTTCCTCGGTGTCGCCGCGCTGCAACTGCTCAAGGATGACGTGGAAAAAGGTCAGAAAGTGATCAACGCCATCGACACCCTGCAAGCCTGGGTAACGCGCCTGGTGCGTCTGGTGATGAAGCTGACACCATACGGCGTGCTGGCGCTGATGACCAAAGTGGTGGCCGGCTCCAACCTGCAGGACATCATCAAGCTCGGCAGTTTCGTGGTGGTGTCCTACATCGGCCTGGGGCTGATGTTTGTCGTTCATGGTTTGCTGGTGTCCGCTGCGGGGATCAATCCGCTGCGTTTCTTCCGCAAGATCTGGCCGGTGCTGACGTTCGCCTTCACCAGCCGTTCGAGCGCCGCGACCATTCCGTTGAGCATCGAAGCGCAGACCAGCCGCCTGGGCATTCCACAGTCCGTGGCCAGCTTTGCCGCGTCGTTCGGCGCGACCATTGGCCAGAATGGCTGTGCCGGCCTGTACCCGGCGATGCTGGCGGTAATGGTGGCGCCGACCGTTGGCATTAACCCGCTGGACCCGTTGTGGATCGCGACGCTGGTGGCGATTGTGACGTTGAGTTCGGCCGGAGTGGCCGGGGTGGGTGGCGGTGCGACCTTTGCCGCGCTGATCGTGCTGCCGGCGATGGGCTTGCCGGTGTCACTGGTGGCGTTGCTGATTTCGGTCGAACCGTTGATCGATATGGGACGTACGGCGTTGAACGTGAGTGGGTCGATCACGGCCGGGGCGATTACCAGTCAGGTGATGCAGCAGACGGATAAAGAAGTGCTTGAGGCGGATGAGCATTCGGCGTTGGCGCATGCTTAA
- a CDS encoding MFS transporter gives MSEPICQSPSTDLRRHRVSRFILITNISLISFFPLNVLLPSFPALAAKFDTPTAEIALTISLFTLVFSISQLVVGPLSDRWGRKEVLLGCLTVSTLGSIGCALASDYPSFLLFRAIQAIGCGFFVLGHALVEDLFEEQDRARVRIYYMTLSGSFVALSPLLGSWLQTTFDWQGSFYSFALMALVMLIHAQLALPSKVSSPERMQAPVMSTLKSIIKNRDFIRYWCIAALVFACYFALISVTPMIFIDDLKLSEYQYAWVLMVYGTAYLIGGVAATFMQKHMPLSLQIYIGLGLLSAAGVLLALIINYEAMTTINLLIPMIISALAVTLVRPAAISAAMLLFSSSAGTAASAGNTIMFLTAAISSAALAQAGSHLLITIAVSFIAFSLLGLLINVRTGR, from the coding sequence ATGTCTGAGCCCATCTGCCAATCTCCAAGTACGGATTTGAGACGACATCGAGTCTCGCGATTTATCCTGATTACCAATATCTCGTTAATCAGTTTTTTTCCTCTGAATGTTCTACTTCCTTCTTTTCCTGCCTTGGCCGCGAAGTTCGACACCCCCACGGCAGAAATCGCTCTGACCATCAGCTTGTTTACACTGGTCTTTTCAATCTCTCAACTGGTGGTCGGCCCGCTCTCGGATAGATGGGGGCGCAAAGAGGTGCTTCTCGGCTGCCTTACAGTCTCCACACTCGGCTCGATAGGCTGCGCACTGGCTTCGGACTACCCGAGCTTCCTGCTATTTCGTGCCATCCAGGCCATAGGGTGTGGATTTTTTGTATTGGGTCACGCATTGGTTGAAGATCTGTTCGAGGAACAGGATCGGGCCCGGGTGCGAATTTATTACATGACCCTGAGTGGTTCCTTTGTTGCTCTGTCGCCATTATTGGGCTCATGGTTACAGACTACGTTCGACTGGCAGGGAAGCTTCTACAGCTTTGCGCTCATGGCATTGGTTATGCTCATCCATGCCCAACTTGCACTTCCTTCAAAAGTATCCAGCCCTGAAAGAATGCAAGCGCCAGTAATGTCGACGCTGAAATCCATCATCAAAAATCGAGACTTTATCCGTTACTGGTGCATAGCGGCGTTAGTGTTTGCGTGCTACTTCGCATTAATCAGCGTGACGCCGATGATCTTCATAGATGATCTAAAGCTTTCCGAGTACCAATACGCATGGGTACTAATGGTGTATGGGACGGCCTATCTTATCGGTGGAGTCGCTGCCACTTTCATGCAAAAACATATGCCCCTTTCTTTGCAAATTTACATCGGGCTTGGATTATTGAGTGCCGCAGGCGTGCTGTTGGCATTGATCATCAATTATGAAGCGATGACGACGATCAACTTGCTCATACCGATGATAATCAGCGCCCTGGCCGTGACACTGGTTCGACCTGCCGCCATTTCCGCAGCAATGTTGCTGTTCTCCAGCAGCGCCGGAACTGCTGCATCAGCCGGCAATACCATCATGTTCCTCACCGCAGCCATCAGCAGCGCCGCTCTTGCACAAGCCGGTAGCCATTTGCTGATAACCATTGCTGTCAGCTTCATCGCCTTCAGCCTTTTGGGTTTGCTGATCAATGTCAGAACCGGTCGGTGA
- the ilvD gene encoding dihydroxy-acid dehydratase, translated as MPDYRSKTSTHGRNMAGARALWRATGMKDDDFKKPIIAIANSFTQFVPGHVHLKDLGQLVAREIERAGGVAKEFNTIAVDDGIAMGHDGMLYSLPSREIIADSVEYMVNAHCADAIVCISNCDKITPGMLMAALRLNIPVIFVSGGPMEAGKTKLASHGLDLVDAMVIAADSSASDEKVAEYERSACPTCGSCSGMFTANSMNCLTEALGLALPGNGSTLATHSDREQLFLQAGRTIVELCKRYYGENDDSVLPRNIANFQAFENAMMLDIAMGGSTNTILHLLAAAQEAEIDFDLRDIDRLSRKVPQLCKVAPNIQKYHMEDVHRAGGIFSILGSLARGGLLHTQLPTVHSRSMEEAIAKWDITQTNDEAVHHFFKAGPAGIPTQTAFSQSTRWETLDDDRENGCIRSFEHAYSKEGGLAVLYGNIALDGCVVKTAGVDESIHVFEGNAKIFESQDSAVRGILADEVKEGDIVIIRYEGPKGGPGMQEMLYPTSYLKSKGLGKACALLTDGRFSGGTSGLSIGHASPEAAAGGAIGLVQDGDKVLIDIPNRSINLLISDEELAARRVEQDKKGWKPVEVRPRKVTTALKAYALLATSADKGAVRNKAMLDGL; from the coding sequence ATGCCTGATTACCGCTCGAAAACATCCACCCACGGCCGCAACATGGCCGGCGCCCGCGCCCTGTGGCGCGCCACGGGGATGAAAGATGACGACTTCAAGAAGCCGATCATCGCCATTGCCAACTCCTTCACCCAGTTCGTACCGGGCCACGTGCACCTCAAAGACCTGGGCCAACTGGTCGCCCGCGAGATTGAACGCGCCGGTGGTGTGGCAAAAGAATTCAACACCATCGCGGTCGATGACGGCATCGCCATGGGTCACGACGGCATGCTCTATTCGCTGCCGAGCCGCGAGATCATCGCCGACTCCGTCGAGTACATGGTCAACGCCCACTGCGCCGATGCCATCGTCTGCATCTCCAACTGCGACAAGATCACCCCCGGCATGCTGATGGCCGCCCTGCGCCTGAACATCCCGGTGATCTTCGTGTCCGGCGGCCCGATGGAAGCCGGCAAGACCAAACTGGCCAGCCACGGTCTCGACCTGGTCGACGCCATGGTGATCGCCGCCGACTCCAGCGCTTCTGACGAGAAGGTTGCCGAGTACGAGCGCAGCGCCTGCCCGACCTGCGGTTCGTGCTCCGGCATGTTCACCGCCAACTCGATGAACTGCCTGACCGAAGCCCTGGGCCTGGCCCTGCCGGGCAACGGTTCGACCCTGGCCACCCACAGCGACCGCGAGCAGCTGTTCCTGCAGGCCGGCCGCACCATCGTCGAGCTGTGCAAGCGCTACTACGGCGAGAACGACGATTCGGTGTTGCCGCGCAACATCGCCAACTTCCAGGCGTTCGAAAACGCCATGATGCTCGACATCGCCATGGGCGGTTCGACCAACACCATCCTGCACCTGCTGGCCGCCGCCCAGGAAGCCGAGATCGACTTCGACCTGCGCGACATCGATCGCCTGTCGCGCAAAGTGCCGCAACTGTGCAAGGTCGCGCCGAACATCCAGAAGTACCACATGGAAGACGTGCACCGCGCCGGCGGGATCTTCAGCATCCTCGGCTCGCTGGCCCGTGGCGGCCTGCTGCACACCCAGCTGCCGACCGTGCACAGCCGCAGCATGGAAGAAGCCATCGCCAAGTGGGACATCACCCAGACCAACGACGAAGCGGTGCACCACTTCTTCAAGGCCGGTCCCGCGGGCATCCCGACGCAAACCGCGTTCAGCCAGTCGACCCGCTGGGAAACCCTGGACGACGACCGTGAAAACGGCTGCATCCGCAGTTTCGAACACGCCTACTCCAAAGAAGGCGGCCTGGCTGTGCTGTACGGCAACATCGCCCTGGACGGCTGCGTGGTGAAAACCGCCGGCGTCGATGAGTCGATTCACGTGTTCGAAGGCAACGCCAAGATCTTCGAAAGCCAGGACAGCGCGGTACGCGGCATCCTCGCCGACGAAGTGAAGGAAGGCGACATCGTCATCATTCGCTACGAAGGTCCGAAAGGCGGCCCGGGCATGCAGGAAATGCTCTACCCGACTTCGTACCTGAAATCCAAAGGCCTGGGCAAAGCCTGCGCCCTGCTCACCGACGGCCGTTTCTCCGGCGGCACCTCGGGCCTGTCCATCGGCCACGCTTCGCCGGAAGCCGCTGCCGGTGGCGCGATCGGTCTGGTGCAGGACGGCGACAAAGTGCTGATCGACATTCCTAACCGCTCGATCAACCTGTTGATCAGCGACGAAGAACTGGCTGCGCGCCGCGTCGAGCAGGACAAGAAAGGCTGGAAACCGGTGGAAGTGCGTCCACGTAAGGTGACCACTGCGCTGAAGGCCTACGCTCTGCTGGCGACCAGTGCCGACAAGGGCGCTGTGCGTAACAAGGCGATGCTGGACGGGCTGTAA
- a CDS encoding HDOD domain-containing protein: MPAQPQIMVDLQMEQYMPDPDLDVIAKLISQDPGLSGSLLKIVNSPYYGLSNKIASIQRAVNLLGSRSIINLINAQSIKGEMNDETIVTLNRFWDTAQDVAMTCLTLAKRVGVQAGDEAYALGLFHDCGVPLMLQRFPDYMTVLEQAYANAGPDCRVVDTENKAFNTNHAVVGYYTAKSWRLPDHVSAAIANHHNALAIFSDESSRHSSLKNLLGILKMAEHICASYRVLGSQTEDHEWETIGPLVLDYVGLSDYDFENLKQTIRELGAHR; this comes from the coding sequence GTGCCTGCCCAACCGCAGATCATGGTGGATCTGCAGATGGAGCAGTACATGCCCGATCCGGATCTGGATGTGATTGCGAAGCTGATTTCCCAGGATCCGGGGCTCTCCGGTTCCTTGCTGAAAATCGTCAACTCGCCCTATTACGGTCTGAGCAACAAGATCGCCTCGATCCAGCGCGCCGTAAATCTGTTGGGTAGCCGCTCGATCATCAACCTGATCAACGCACAGTCGATCAAGGGCGAAATGAATGACGAAACCATCGTCACCCTGAACCGCTTCTGGGACACCGCGCAGGACGTGGCGATGACCTGCCTGACCCTGGCCAAGCGCGTCGGCGTGCAGGCGGGCGACGAGGCCTATGCCCTGGGTCTGTTCCACGACTGCGGCGTGCCGCTGATGCTCCAGCGATTCCCCGACTACATGACGGTGCTGGAACAGGCGTATGCCAACGCCGGCCCCGATTGCCGGGTGGTGGACACCGAAAACAAGGCGTTCAACACCAACCATGCCGTGGTCGGTTATTACACGGCCAAGTCCTGGCGCCTGCCGGACCACGTCTCGGCGGCCATCGCCAATCACCACAACGCCCTGGCGATCTTCAGCGATGAGTCCTCGCGCCACAGTTCGCTGAAGAACCTGCTGGGCATTCTGAAGATGGCCGAACACATCTGTGCCTCCTACCGAGTGCTGGGCAGCCAGACCGAAGACCATGAGTGGGAGACCATCGGGCCGTTGGTGCTCGATTATGTCGGCCTGTCCGACTACGACTTCGAAAACCTCAAGCAAACGATCCGCGAACTGGGCGCTCACCGCTGA